From Psychrobacillus sp. FSL K6-2836, a single genomic window includes:
- a CDS encoding DmpA family aminopeptidase, whose protein sequence is MTIGRLSIGKKNCITDVHGVKVGHVTLDSPLSEGEYACTGVTAILPHGGNLFQQKVVGASYILNGFGKTTGLVQVNELGLIESPIMLTNTFGIPAVSQGTLEYMLERNPEIGDSTGTINIVVGECNDSRLNSIRKLPVEPKHAIECIQNSSSETSPEGAVGAGKGMICFGYKGGIGSSSRIIQDSDTVYTVGCMVLSNFGRKEEFQAARYQVNEVKDVPTFPKPADGSIMIVLATDAPLSNRQLTRLAKRCGVGLGRTGSHFSNGSGDIVIAFSTAHQIQHNSQESVEVRRQLRDDHSIMNDLFQGVAEVTEEAILNSLSQAVTTTGRNGTVVHAYPFE, encoded by the coding sequence ATGACAATAGGAAGATTATCTATTGGGAAAAAGAACTGTATCACGGATGTGCATGGTGTGAAAGTTGGACATGTTACATTAGACAGCCCACTTAGTGAAGGAGAATATGCTTGTACTGGAGTAACAGCGATCTTGCCCCATGGTGGTAATTTATTTCAACAGAAAGTAGTTGGAGCAAGTTATATCCTAAACGGTTTTGGAAAAACAACCGGTCTTGTACAAGTAAATGAGCTAGGGTTAATTGAATCACCGATCATGCTGACGAATACATTTGGCATTCCAGCAGTTTCTCAAGGGACACTCGAGTATATGCTAGAAAGAAACCCGGAAATAGGGGATTCTACGGGAACTATTAATATAGTAGTAGGGGAGTGCAATGACAGTCGGTTAAATTCAATTCGCAAGCTTCCTGTTGAGCCGAAGCATGCGATTGAGTGTATTCAAAATTCATCGTCAGAAACCTCACCTGAGGGAGCAGTTGGAGCAGGTAAAGGTATGATTTGCTTTGGATATAAGGGAGGTATCGGTTCCTCCTCACGTATTATTCAAGATAGTGATACAGTCTATACTGTGGGATGTATGGTGCTTAGTAATTTCGGAAGAAAAGAGGAATTTCAGGCTGCCAGGTATCAAGTGAATGAAGTGAAAGATGTTCCTACCTTTCCAAAGCCAGCAGACGGATCTATTATGATTGTATTGGCGACAGATGCACCTTTAAGTAATAGACAGCTTACACGTCTTGCTAAACGATGTGGGGTGGGGTTAGGTAGAACAGGTAGTCATTTTAGTAATGGAAGTGGCGATATAGTTATCGCATTTTCGACTGCTCATCAAATACAGCATAATTCACAAGAAAGTGTGGAGGTAAGGCGGCAATTACGAGATGACCACTCAATTATGAATGATTTATTCCAAGGAGTGGCAGAGGTAACAGAAGAGGCTATTTTAAATTCTTTGTCACAGGCTGTAACTACAACAGGGCGAAATGGAACGGTAGTTCATGCATATCCTTTTGAATAA
- a CDS encoding bifunctional metallophosphatase/5'-nucleotidase has product MRLKILHTNDIHSNFENYKKIVTLINQQKDEDTIILDGGDFADFKSIELQGTRGMAAIELLAAAGYDAITIGNNEMFNGIDTLEHMASNSPIPFISNNLFKKDRTYINGVKPSVILEKNGLRILITGSSPDMGVFNDGLGIYMTDYSKAIKEEIDKNEGKYDICILLSHVGTFADEPLAEEIKEIDIIVSAHDHKLFEQAKIIDKTFMNSAGNYGEHIGIMELEIEDGKVHLVHSETISTKDIKESEQIESILRFNKEKAIEALSKPLYTVEHPLWHDVVEENPISNLIADGLKDMLGTEIGLINSGICNAGIFHEMTPKKLIEICPSPLNPTSFEMQGKHLKEALEQSLDAQICLADGRGPGFRGRFVGRLHASGLQIEHDGKDIHAIYVNGELLEEDKWYLVGSSDYLQRGSGYPSLANNRNEKYLAEEIKDVLRLYGEKQDFCEESLIHRWKEVSKVRG; this is encoded by the coding sequence ATGAGACTTAAAATATTGCATACAAATGACATACATAGTAATTTTGAAAACTACAAAAAAATAGTTACTTTGATTAACCAACAGAAAGATGAAGACACGATTATTTTAGACGGAGGGGATTTTGCTGATTTTAAAAGCATTGAGCTCCAAGGCACTAGAGGTATGGCTGCTATAGAGTTATTAGCGGCCGCTGGGTACGATGCAATAACGATTGGTAATAATGAGATGTTCAATGGAATAGATACTCTAGAGCATATGGCGAGTAATAGCCCTATTCCTTTTATAAGCAATAATTTGTTTAAAAAAGATCGTACTTATATAAATGGAGTCAAACCTAGCGTTATTTTAGAAAAAAACGGACTTCGAATTCTCATTACAGGATCTTCTCCCGACATGGGAGTATTTAATGACGGACTGGGCATATATATGACTGATTATTCCAAAGCTATAAAAGAAGAAATAGATAAAAACGAAGGTAAGTACGACATTTGTATTTTATTAAGCCATGTTGGCACCTTTGCAGATGAACCACTCGCTGAAGAGATTAAAGAGATTGATATTATTGTTTCTGCGCATGATCATAAATTATTTGAACAAGCAAAGATTATCGATAAGACATTTATGAATAGCGCAGGTAATTACGGAGAACATATAGGTATTATGGAGTTAGAAATAGAGGATGGTAAAGTTCATCTTGTCCATTCAGAGACTATTTCTACAAAGGATATAAAAGAGAGTGAACAGATAGAATCTATTTTAAGATTCAATAAAGAAAAAGCTATAGAAGCATTAAGTAAACCTTTGTATACAGTGGAACATCCTTTGTGGCATGACGTTGTGGAAGAAAATCCAATTTCTAATTTAATAGCTGACGGGCTGAAGGATATGCTGGGAACAGAAATTGGCCTTATCAATAGTGGTATTTGTAATGCGGGAATATTTCATGAAATGACACCAAAAAAGCTAATCGAGATATGTCCTTCTCCATTAAATCCAACTTCCTTTGAGATGCAAGGTAAGCATTTAAAAGAAGCATTGGAGCAGTCATTAGATGCGCAAATATGCTTGGCAGATGGAAGAGGTCCAGGATTTAGAGGGAGATTTGTAGGGAGGCTGCATGCTTCGGGACTTCAAATAGAACATGATGGGAAGGATATCCATGCAATCTATGTAAATGGGGAATTATTAGAAGAGGATAAATGGTACTTAGTCGGTAGTTCTGATTATTTACAAAGAGGTTCTGGATATCCCTCTCTTGCGAACAATCGAAATGAAAAATATTTAGCAGAAGAAATAAAAGATGTTCTGCGTTTATATGGGGAAAAACAAGACTTTTGTGAGGAATCTTTGATTCATAGATGGAAAGAAGTTTCTAAAGTTAGGGGATAG
- a CDS encoding TspO/MBR family protein, with protein sequence MELLQVNGRINKKKLALSILIPVIGGSITGWIANKNAQEKYKKLKQPSFSPPSAVFPIVWTTLYTTMGIAKYRVDQKKKDSPTAVPLYDLQLGLNYLWSFLFFRWGLRGTALVEITLMLACITLTAYEFQQVDKTAGALMIPYVGWVAFALGLNYAVWKLNK encoded by the coding sequence ATGGAATTGCTACAAGTAAATGGTCGTATAAATAAAAAAAAATTAGCACTTAGTATTCTTATACCAGTGATTGGAGGCTCAATTACTGGTTGGATTGCTAATAAAAATGCGCAGGAGAAGTACAAAAAACTAAAACAGCCATCATTCTCCCCCCCTAGCGCTGTTTTTCCTATCGTTTGGACCACTCTCTACACGACTATGGGAATTGCTAAATACCGTGTAGATCAAAAAAAGAAGGACTCTCCAACTGCTGTTCCCTTGTATGACCTACAATTGGGTTTGAATTATTTATGGTCCTTTCTATTTTTCCGATGGGGATTACGTGGAACCGCGCTTGTAGAAATTACTCTTATGCTAGCATGCATTACGTTAACGGCATACGAATTTCAACAAGTAGATAAAACAGCGGGTGCACTGATGATTCCATATGTTGGATGGGTTGCTTTTGCATTGGGTCTTAATTATGCCGTTTGGAAATTGAATAAATGA
- a CDS encoding methyl-accepting chemotaxis protein codes for MLTVFKSRKEDIEQFKQKIDDLNSKLDKKDNEFQIFLNDLHKELVSTIDQHDIVNNQHAILGKMVGEILKEFKRVEESTINSNKISDEALAKGESLIASSDEMVTLSVDSREAVHAVESLIDNLGDQSRKTSASMNQLSERSKQIEEIVKVISDISSQTNLLALNASIEAARAGEHGKGFSVVADEVRKLAESTKESTADIADLTKKIQEQISKAYEDNISNMNLVNEGMKTSSETSEQINSLLSIITNVQGEVNELLNFIKHQKVSSEDVIQKFQKTTELFDETNDVLMNHIDESEVVTVKLIEAVDKVKGFQSK; via the coding sequence ATGTTAACCGTATTCAAATCTCGCAAAGAGGATATAGAACAATTCAAACAAAAGATAGATGATTTAAATTCTAAATTGGATAAAAAAGATAATGAGTTTCAAATTTTCTTAAATGATTTACATAAAGAATTAGTGTCTACTATTGATCAGCATGACATCGTAAACAATCAACATGCTATTTTAGGGAAAATGGTTGGAGAAATTTTAAAAGAGTTTAAAAGAGTGGAAGAGAGCACGATAAACTCAAATAAGATATCGGATGAAGCACTGGCAAAAGGGGAATCATTAATCGCCTCATCGGATGAGATGGTTACTTTATCCGTGGATAGTAGAGAGGCCGTACACGCTGTAGAAAGCCTTATCGATAACTTAGGAGATCAGTCTAGAAAAACATCTGCAAGTATGAACCAATTAAGTGAACGCTCTAAACAGATTGAAGAAATTGTAAAAGTGATTAGCGATATTTCTAGCCAAACAAATTTACTTGCTTTAAACGCATCCATTGAAGCTGCGAGGGCAGGGGAGCATGGAAAAGGTTTTTCTGTTGTAGCAGATGAGGTTCGTAAACTTGCGGAAAGTACGAAGGAGAGTACTGCAGACATTGCAGATCTGACAAAAAAAATTCAAGAACAAATTTCAAAAGCGTATGAAGACAATATAAGCAATATGAACTTAGTAAATGAAGGAATGAAAACCAGTTCCGAAACATCCGAGCAAATAAACTCCTTGTTAAGCATCATTACAAATGTTCAGGGAGAGGTAAACGAACTATTAAATTTCATCAAGCATCAAAAAGTATCAAGTGAAGATGTTATACAAAAATTCCAAAAGACAACTGAATTATTCGATGAAACAAATGATGTGCTCATGAACCATATTGATGAATCAGAAGTAGTTACAGTAAAGCTTATAGAGGCTGTAGATAAAGTAAAAGGATTTCAATCCAAATAA
- a CDS encoding DUF1028 domain-containing protein yields the protein MTFSIVGFDPQTKELGVAVASKFLCVGAVVPFAKAGVGAIATQSWANLDYGVDGLDMLQRGMSPEEVLKELVANDEKSGARQVGMVDASGRSAIFTGKDCFDWAGGLAEANFAIQGNILVSEDTVNDMKAVFLQKEGSLAERLLAALQAGDIAGGDKRGKQSAALLVVKENGSYGGYTDRYIDLRVDDHADPVKELARLLKLHQLYFTGTTPEDVVAIEGVLANDIQNMLYENGFLDRDLTEVDDLLDAIQSYHLIENFDERVQERGFIDKKVVEFMRINK from the coding sequence ATGACATTTTCTATCGTTGGTTTCGATCCGCAAACAAAGGAATTGGGTGTAGCCGTTGCATCCAAATTTTTGTGTGTTGGAGCAGTAGTTCCATTTGCAAAGGCGGGTGTAGGCGCAATTGCAACTCAGTCCTGGGCAAATTTAGATTATGGTGTAGATGGCTTGGACATGCTGCAAAGAGGCATGTCACCGGAAGAGGTTCTAAAAGAGTTAGTTGCAAATGATGAAAAGTCTGGTGCCCGACAAGTTGGTATGGTAGATGCAAGTGGTCGTAGTGCTATATTTACTGGGAAAGATTGTTTCGATTGGGCAGGAGGATTGGCAGAAGCGAATTTTGCGATTCAAGGAAACATATTGGTCAGTGAAGATACAGTCAACGACATGAAGGCAGTTTTTCTACAAAAGGAGGGATCTCTTGCTGAACGACTATTGGCAGCATTACAAGCTGGTGATATTGCAGGGGGAGACAAACGGGGCAAACAATCTGCTGCTTTGTTAGTAGTAAAAGAAAATGGAAGCTATGGTGGCTATACAGATCGTTATATAGACCTTCGAGTGGATGACCATGCAGACCCAGTGAAAGAATTAGCGAGGCTCTTAAAACTTCACCAGCTCTATTTTACGGGAACAACTCCGGAAGATGTTGTGGCTATTGAAGGAGTACTAGCGAATGATATTCAAAATATGTTATATGAAAATGGTTTTTTAGATCGAGATCTTACTGAGGTGGATGACTTGTTAGATGCTATCCAGTCCTATCATCTTATTGAAAATTTTGATGAACGAGTTCAAGAAAGAGGTTTTATCGATAAAAAAGTTGTAGAATTTATGCGTATTAATAAGTAG
- a CDS encoding MBL fold metallo-hydrolase: protein MDNSIAYGDDYKYIPATSVGSGIGQEILPDIFCHTIQIVNICLVGNANSDDFVLIDAGMPYSAEEIISVVEDRFGVNKQPKAIILTHGHFDHVGAIIELVKKWGVPVYAHELELPFLKGKESYPKPDPTVEGGSIAKMSFIFPVDPINLGNHVEALPSDGTVPFMAGFQWVHTPGHTPGHISLFREVDRVLIVGDAFVTVKQEYLYKVFTQEQEISGPPRYLTPDWEKARESINKLAKLKPKVAITGHGLPMAGDLLTSNLHLLITDFDSIALPSHGKYVNKKFQ from the coding sequence TTGGATAATTCGATTGCTTATGGTGATGATTACAAATATATACCAGCAACTTCAGTAGGAAGTGGTATAGGTCAAGAGATTTTGCCGGACATTTTTTGTCATACCATTCAAATTGTCAATATATGTTTAGTGGGTAATGCCAATTCTGATGATTTTGTATTGATAGATGCTGGTATGCCGTACTCAGCAGAAGAAATTATTTCAGTAGTGGAGGATCGCTTTGGAGTAAACAAGCAACCCAAAGCCATTATATTAACCCATGGGCATTTCGATCATGTTGGGGCAATAATAGAATTAGTAAAAAAGTGGGGAGTTCCTGTCTATGCTCATGAGTTAGAATTACCTTTTTTAAAGGGGAAAGAAAGCTATCCAAAACCTGATCCTACTGTTGAAGGAGGATCAATTGCAAAAATGTCTTTTATATTCCCTGTTGATCCTATAAATCTGGGTAATCATGTAGAAGCCTTACCTTCAGATGGTACAGTACCTTTTATGGCTGGTTTTCAATGGGTTCATACACCGGGTCACACACCTGGACATATTTCATTATTTAGAGAAGTGGATAGGGTATTAATAGTTGGAGATGCATTTGTTACTGTAAAACAAGAATATCTTTATAAAGTGTTCACACAGGAACAGGAAATAAGTGGTCCACCAAGATATCTTACCCCTGATTGGGAAAAGGCTAGGGAATCGATAAATAAGCTTGCAAAATTAAAACCAAAAGTCGCAATTACAGGACATGGCTTACCTATGGCAGGAGATTTACTCACAAGTAATTTGCATTTGCTGATAACTGATTTTGACTCGATTGCTCTGCCTAGTCATGGAAAATATGTAAATAAAAAATTTCAGTAA
- a CDS encoding methyl-accepting chemotaxis protein: MRIKTRIILVTTVLIISIMGVGGLSTWVLSDVVSKNNELDKLTEMQTISKHIQFRLAGLSNDERALLLTGDLTYAKQMEEKSEDVLSQISRLIELASTTSDKNVIEGIQNDYKEFWSASRQVITNSTINRTKAEEIHFGEERRIRKEVLDPSFDSFIEQLDEKTTQASANLQEQSKASQIILIAISIIAILVGIILSIILLKAIIRPLRQLKEQMTEIANGDGDLTKTIHIKNKDELSEVSGAFNQFISFLREMIAKISYSAEQAAASSEEFSASAEQSKFTSHQIAESVQNVSIAMNDQSTILLEGTKAVEQSLEILKNMSVYTIEVSEETTEVNSQAEDGERAVTEIVANMGTIQKSVDEADKNINSLANDALKIGDITSMINEIAEQTNLLALNAAIEAARAGEHGKGFAVVAEEVRKLAEQSSKSANEIKELITLIQSTSKKTVNTIETVKSSVNNGIQLTSETAVQFKEIMLSISNVSDKIQEIANQTEQLTEDFTSVAEKNVHVSKLFSINSESTNEIATATEEQLASMEEIQIAASSLTSVSDSLNEMVHRFKI; the protein is encoded by the coding sequence GGGGGATTATCTACATGGGTATTGAGTGATGTTGTTTCTAAAAATAATGAGTTAGATAAATTAACAGAGATGCAAACAATTTCAAAGCATATACAGTTTCGTCTGGCTGGGCTATCCAATGATGAACGAGCACTTCTATTAACAGGTGATTTGACCTATGCCAAACAAATGGAAGAAAAGTCAGAGGATGTTTTATCTCAAATAAGTCGTTTAATCGAACTTGCTAGTACAACTAGTGACAAAAATGTTATAGAGGGTATCCAAAATGATTATAAAGAATTTTGGTCAGCAAGTCGGCAAGTAATAACTAATAGCACGATAAACAGAACAAAAGCAGAAGAAATCCATTTTGGAGAGGAACGAAGAATACGAAAAGAAGTTTTAGATCCGTCTTTCGATAGTTTTATAGAACAATTAGATGAAAAGACAACTCAAGCAAGTGCAAATCTACAAGAACAATCTAAGGCTAGTCAGATTATCTTAATAGCAATCTCTATAATAGCGATATTGGTGGGGATCATACTAAGTATAATTCTCTTAAAAGCTATTATTAGACCTTTGCGACAACTAAAAGAACAAATGACTGAAATTGCTAATGGGGATGGAGATCTAACAAAAACAATTCACATAAAAAATAAGGACGAATTAAGTGAAGTTAGTGGAGCTTTCAATCAGTTTATTTCTTTCCTGAGAGAGATGATAGCTAAAATTAGTTATTCAGCGGAACAAGCAGCTGCTTCTTCAGAAGAATTTTCTGCTAGTGCTGAGCAATCTAAATTTACCTCTCACCAAATTGCAGAAAGTGTACAAAATGTATCAATTGCTATGAATGATCAATCTACTATACTACTAGAAGGTACAAAAGCAGTTGAGCAATCTTTGGAGATTTTAAAGAATATGTCTGTATATACGATCGAGGTATCAGAAGAAACAACTGAGGTTAATAGCCAAGCAGAAGATGGTGAGAGGGCTGTAACAGAAATAGTTGCTAATATGGGGACTATACAGAAATCTGTAGATGAAGCTGATAAGAATATTAATTCATTAGCAAATGATGCATTGAAGATTGGTGACATAACCTCCATGATTAATGAAATAGCAGAGCAAACTAATCTACTAGCTCTAAATGCAGCAATAGAAGCTGCACGAGCGGGAGAGCATGGAAAAGGATTTGCTGTTGTCGCAGAGGAAGTCCGCAAGTTAGCGGAACAATCTAGTAAATCGGCAAATGAGATTAAAGAACTCATTACACTTATACAAAGTACATCTAAAAAAACAGTCAACACGATTGAAACGGTGAAATCAAGCGTGAATAATGGAATCCAATTAACTTCTGAGACTGCAGTTCAATTTAAAGAAATTATGCTATCGATTTCAAATGTTTCAGATAAGATACAGGAAATAGCTAATCAAACAGAACAGCTAACTGAGGATTTCACATCAGTCGCAGAAAAAAACGTACATGTTTCTAAGTTATTCAGTATAAATAGCGAAAGCACCAACGAAATAGCAACTGCTACTGAAGAACAATTAGCGTCCATGGAAGAGATCCAAATTGCTGCATCTTCTCTAACATCAGTTTCAGATTCCTTGAATGAAATGGTACATCGTTTTAAAATATAA